The Mesotoga sp. UBA6090 region GCGACAAGGTTTCTCTGAAGCACTCTCTTGCATTCCAGACACCCTATGCCTGCCGTCTTACATCCTTGAACAACCCATTCTTTTTCTTTATCAGAAGAAGTGAAGGCCTTGTGATAATCCCAAACCGGGCATTTCTCAGGGTCTCCAGGATCATTCCTTCTCTTTCTTGCAGGATCTGTCATCATTGGAGCAATCATCTTCCAGAGCTCTTTCTCATCTGTATCTATAAGAATGTAATTCTCGTAACTCTTGGACATCTTTCTGCCATCCGTTCCTGGAAGCTTAGGGACCTTTGCCAGAATCGGCTCCGGCTCAGGAAAGACCTCGGCAAACTGGTTGTTGAATTTTCTGGCAATCTCCCTGGTAAGCTCTACGTGATATATCTGATCCTCTCCAACTGGTACTCCTGTGGCAAGATACATAAGAATATCTGCGGCCTGCAGAACAGGATAAAGCAAGAATCCACCACTTGATAAATCCCTGTTTGCTATCTGCTCCTTCTGATCCTTGTAAGTGGGTACACGCTCTAGCCTCGAAACAGATACAAGCATGGAAAAATAAAGGAATAGCTCCGCATGTTCCTTAATTGCAGATTGAATGAACAGAACGGACTTCTCCGGATCAAGACCAACTGAAACATATGTTCTGATGATATCGAGACTCCAGTCGTGAAAGCTAGAAGTTTCATCAATGTGTGAAGTAAGACCGTGCCAGTTTGCCACGAAGTAGAAACATTGATTTCCCTGGTCCTGCAGCTCTTTCCACTTCTCCAGAGTGACAAAATGCCCCAGATGAAGTCTGCCAGTCGAGCGCATACCGCTTAGAATTCGCACTGAAATCCCTCCAAACCGAAATCCAGAAATATAAATGCACTAGCTGATCGTTGATGGCGATCACAAAGGGCCACAATGTATTTTAGCACAGAATGATGTTATCATATTCTCAGGACAATCTAATAATTATTGGGAGGTTACAAATGAAATTCAACACCCTTCTTATCATACTTGTTGTTGTAATGGTTGGAATGACTGCAATAAACATGTTCATGGCATTTAACAACAGACTGGATATAGATACCCTGTCATCCAACAGCAACTATTCATATGACTACGAGGGCCGGGCTACACTTGACATCGAAACCGAGATAATTTTCAACAAACCCAGCCAGATGACACAATTCCTTGAACAATACGATAAACCTCGGGAAGAACAACTAACAGATTTTCAGGAATCAATGAACCAATTTGCGGAAAGCTTCAGCAGACAGATGTTCGTTGAGGATTTTCAATCTACGGCTACAGTTCTTGGTTCAAACAGAGTGAAGGTAATTGAACACGCTGTCATTGCAGGTTTTGCAGCCGTTGAGGACGGTGTAGTGAATACAGACATGGGAGAGATGGAATTCGACCTGACTGGTGAAGCTTATTTGCTGACAGTCTCTCTGCCCCGCGATGCAACGATAATCGGTGTAGATCCCACCCCCACGGTCTCCGCAGATGGAAATGTCTTCATCTGGACCGATACAGGCAAGACAAACTTTCCTAAGATTCAATTTGCAAGAGGTGAGTAGCGTCAGCCAAGAAGCCGATCTATTCATTTCCCTGATAAGAGAATCAGCAAATACCTCAGTACTTACCGGTGCTGGCGTTTCCGTTGCAAGCGGTATTCCAGATTTTAGAAGTCCAGGAGGTCTTTACAGCAAAGTCTCACCAGATATATTTGAGCTCGGCTCATTCATGAAAGACCCTGCCAGATACTACAAAGTGGCAAAAGAGAGAATCCACACGATGGCAGACGCCAAACCCAATGCTACTCATCTTCTCCTGGTCAAGCTTCAGAAAATGGGGTTGATCAAAACGATAGTAACTCAGAACATCGATGGTCTTCAACAGAAGGCCGGAGCAGAAGGAGTGGTTGAATTACACGGGACAGCCTCCTTTTTTGATTGTATGAAATGTGGAAAGGAATTTGACAGGACAGACCTTGAACTTGTTCTACAAAGAGCCGACATCCCTAAATGCAGTTGCGGTGGTCTGATAAAGCCAAGAATCGTCTTTTTCGGTGAGATGCTTCCCGAAGATGCAATCAGAAAGGCGGAAGACGCTGCGCAAAACTGTAATCTCTTTCTTGCTATGGGCTCTTCACTGATGGTGTATCCCGCTGCTCAGTTTCCAGTTATCGCCAGATCCTCCGGTGCGAAAGTTGCAATCGTGAATAGGGAAGAGACGGGTCTTGATTATCTTGCTGATCATGTCTTCAGAGTCGAACTGGAAAGATTTTCATGTGAAGTTCTCAATCTTCTGGATGAAGAATCATGAATCGGTAGTTTCCCGAGAAGTCCTTCCTGAACTCGTAACAGTAACCTTTCAGCTTACGAGCAAGCTTAAGAAGCCCTTCAGTCCCGTACTGCGATATTTCGAGGTAGACTCTCTTTCCACTGGGTAGATGTCTGAAAAACTCCCTGTAGAAGTCAAGACCATCCTCCCCGCCATCTAGCGCAATCTGAGGTTCATGGTTTCTTACAGCTAAATCCAGAGAATCTATGTCGGCTGTCCTAATATATGGAGGATTAGAAACCAAGACTTCCACACGTTCCAGAAGAAAGCCTAATCCCTCAATATTGTTTGCCTCAATGAACTTAATGTTATGAATGCCGTTTTTCCGGGCATTTTCCTGTGCAAGAGCAAGAGCCTCTTTCGAGATGTCTGTCGCGTAAACAATCGCGGAAGGAATGTGGCTGGCCAGTGCGCAGGCTATTGCTCCACTTCCCGTTCCTATGTCGGCGAATACTCTTGAACTGTCTTCGCCCGCAATGACAATTTCAACCATCTCCTCTGTCTCGTTACGGGGAATCAAGACGCTAGGAGAGAGCTTGAGTCGAATCCCAAGGAAATCTCTGAATCCCAGCACATAATCTATAGGTTCTCCACTGGCAACTCTCTCCACCGCAGCAAGGTATCTATTGGCAAGTGGAGACTCGATTTCTTCGGTTTTCTTGAGGATAAGATCGGCTTCACTCAGAGATAGAATTTCCTTCGCAAGCAATAACACAACAAAGCGGGAATTCTCAATTCCCGCCTCAGCCAGTTTCTTCCTGGATATCTCTACTAATTGCTCTGATCTCACATTCCTAGCATCTTTCTTACGTCGTCACTCGCCATCTCAGGTGTCCAGGGAGGGTCGAAGGTAAGTTCCATTTTGACTTCACCGATCCCTTCGATCTCGCTCACTTTTCTTCTTGCATCTTCTAGCATAAGCCCTGCCAAAGGACACATCGGCGTCGTCATTGTCATCTTGACTCTAACGTCGTTGTTTTCTTGTACTTCTACACCGTATATCAATCCGAGGGAGACAATATCAAAACCTATTTCGAGATCGTACACTTCCCCCAGAGCTTTCATAACAACTTCTTTTGTCAAACTCAATCTACTCTCCTCCATCAGTCTCGTAGTATCTCTCTATAACAGCTCCTTCTTTGAAAGTCTTGAATTCCTGCTCTTTCCATATTCTCCAGAGCAAGTCCTCCTTTTCTGCAATCAGAATTTGCCGTATCTCTTCCCTTACGTCATCAATGCCCAGAGCACCGGCTGGAGAATATGACTCAAGATAAATAACAGCATATTTGTTGTCAAGAGTCACGACCGAAGAAAGCAACTCGCCGTTAGTCGGTTTGAAGAGAGATTTCACAAGCTCGGGATTCAGATTCTCAATCCCCTGTCTCGTGAAACTTCCCGACTGAACTTCAGGGAAGGTATCGAGTACAGAAGCAGGATTTGCATCCCTAGATGCCGCCTTCCATACCGAATAGGCTTCAGAGAAGGAATCAAACAGGAGCACCTTTAAATTGGCCCTTTCCTCCTCAATTGCATACCTGGAGGAGTTGGCCAGATAATACTGCTCAACTTCCTCTTCTGTAACAGTTGCACTTTCAGTAACAGCTTCATAGAGAGCATTAAGAACCTCTTTGTAGGCAAGATCCCTGACTACTTTCGCCTCATAGGAACTCAGCCCATCGATGTATCCTTTGAGAATGTAGAAAAGATCAGCATCTGACTTCTCAATGTCCAATTCTGTGAGAGTATCCATGATTGATTTGTTGACAACGCCCCTCAGAACCTCGGTGTCGGCTTCTATTCCAGCTTCCCTAGCATACTGAATAAGAAGCGTCTCTTCGATCAGAGCCTCCAGAGAATTTCTTTCGTATTCCTCCAGTAATTTCTGGCCGGCTTCAGTATTCAGAAGCATCTCTGAAAACAGAGGGTCTACCTCTTCAATCCTCTTTGATATCTCAGTATAGTTAGGCAAAACTTTCGAAAGGAAAGCATCCATGGTGATAACCTCGCCATTTACCCTGGCGGCTATCCCACTTCCAGACAACGTCTCTGTCTGTGCAAACGCTGTTACAGCAAATAACATAATCATCAGGGCAGCGATTAGCAGCTTCTTCAATTTGTACCCTCCTTCGCTTTTTCCCACAGGTGATTGAGCTCATCTATGGTCATGCTTTCAATTTCCAGACCGTACTCCTCAATATGACTCTCCATATCTCGAAAACGGTTCACAAATTTCTCAGTTGATCTCTTTAAAGCCGATTCAGGATCCACATCAAGAAATCTCGATAGATTTGCAATCGTAAAAAGAAGATCTCCGAGTTCCTCTTCAATTTTCTTCTTGTCCCCTCCCTTTATAGCACAGTCTAGCTCTTCTATCTCTTCGTCTATCTTGTTGCGCGGACCGCTTATCTCGTTCCAATCAAAACCTACGACTGAAGCATTCTCCTGAACCCTACGAGCCAGACTCAGTGCTGGAAGAGCCTTGTTGATCTTACCTATAGAGGAACTTCCAGTTGAGCCTGCTCCCTTTTCCTTCGCTTTTATTTCTTCCCACTGACGATAAGAATAACCCTTTGAATCGGAAAAGACTTGGGGGTGCCTTCTCACGAGTTTATCTGTTAGTGACCTTACAACATCCGTAATTGAGAAGGCTTTTCTTTCGGCCGCAATCTGTGAATGAAATATAACCTGAAGAAGGATATCACCGAGCTCTTCGGCAAGCTCTTCGTCATTCCCACGATCTATGGCATCAAGTACCTCATACGCCTCTTCAATCAAATATGGTCTGAGCGTCTCATGAGTCTGTGCTATATCCCATTCACAGCCTCCGGGAGATCTCAATTTCTCCATTGTCTCAATGAGTCTTACCCATTCGCTTTCCTCAAATGTCCTCTTCAATTCTTGACCTCCGTTGTAGTCAACCCGGCTCTAAAAAGCCTGGCGTTACTTACTTCATTTTCTTCTGACCAGCGTGATACAAGTTCCTTAGGAATCAACTCTCGAATCGGCCTGTAAGTGAGTCTGTGCCAAGTTGTCGGTCCGAACTCCCTCAGAGCATTTAGATGCATTTCAGTACAATAACCCTTGTGTCTTCTATAGCCATACTCGGGATATAATGAATCGAGAGAATCCATAATCCGATCTCTAAACACCTTTGCAATTATAGAAGCACTGGCTATCGATGCGCTCTTCCGATCTCCGCGGACAACACACTCGCCCTTCACATCCAGTTTTAGCCACTTTCCATCGACGATTACATAATCTGGCCTTTCAGAAAGAACGCTCAGTGCCCTGTTCATTGCCAGTCTGGTGGCAGCTAAGACGTTGATGAGATCTATCTCTTCGGGCGACGAAAGCCCTATACCTACTATGGAGTTCTCGATTATTCTCTCAAACAACGATTCTCTGATTTTTCTGCTAAGAGCTTTAGAATCGTACACGCCTTCCACTGGATTCAGAACTATAACGGCAGCTGCTACAACGGGCCCGGCCAGAGGACCTCTTCCGGCTTCATCTACACCTGCAACTATCTTGTGATCTACTCTGTAAGCGGCATCAAATCTAACAAGCTTATTGAACTCTTCTTCAGACAATTTCATACTGAAATTATACATCACCATTTCATAGGCTTCAGCACATGATGCGAACGCCATAGAACAGATGAATGAACGTAAGCAACCTGAGAATCAGTCTTAACCGTGGCAAATATGATGATATAATCTCTTGAGTAGTAACGTTTTCTGTCAACCAATACAGAGGGTTTGGAGGTGTGGTGATGTCCGGAAATGAAATCAAAAAGGAAGACGCTGCAATTCTTGAGAAGAATCTTAGAGCGATTTCTACGAGGATTAGAAGGGAAGGAAGAAAGGTTTTGAGGGACTTCCCGATCACTCCGGCCCAATTCGATGTCCTTCAGATCCTTTTCTTCAATGGTGAAAAGAGGATGAGTGACATCAGTCGCTGGCTTGGAATAACAAAGAGCACAACAACGGGTCTTGTGAAAAGGCTTATTGATGCTGATTTGGTAGAACGAAGGCGTTCTGACAAAGATAGGAGATCATTCATAATCGACATTTCTGATTCCGGAAGAACACTCATCGAGAAAGTTATCGATAGAAGAGTAGAGTACCTGAAATCGGTAATGACCGAAATAAAGTCTGATCAGGTAAAGGCTCTTGAGGTAATTGTCCAGAATCTTCTAGAGATAATGGACTCTAAGAAAGCAAAGGTATAATCGTCTGGAGGTAGTTTATGAAGAGAAAGAGTATTATTATTGGACTAATTCTTGTTTCCCTTGCAGCAACAATTTTTGCCAGCACAGTAAGGATAAAGGGAGACACAGTCCTGGGATCTCTGCAGAAAGAGGTCTTTACTTTCATTGGAAATGTCTTTATTAACAAGGACGGAGAAATCTACGTTGAGACTCCACTGGCAACTGCGACAAAGGGTACTACTGACTGGGAGAGTTTTGTCACTGAAGGCAAAACCTTTGTAAGATTTCAGACTGGTGAGGCTACCGCTTCATCGCTTGACTACAATCTTGAGAACTCCACCGGCACATTGCTTGAAGATGTTGAAGCCATAATTTACTCGAAAGAGGATGATGGTAAGGACATATATGTTTACAAGACCGAGATACTCAATTTCGATCAGAAAACAGAATACTATGAGGGTTTCGCAAAGGAAACAGGGGAGGCAACGCCAGACCTAATTTTCATTGACTACAAAGGCGATCTCAATGTTGATACGCTCTACTTCGAGTATTTTGGAGATACGGGGCTCCTCAATTTGAGAGGAAATGTCTTTGTTGACGATTTCAAGAACAGTAGAAAGATTTGGGCCGCTGAACTGGTATACGACACAAACGACGACTCATTTGAAGGAAAAGATGTTGAGATAGAGCTTGTTTTCTAGCTGGAGGAAAGAACATGATTGACGTAAGGTTGATTAGAGAAAACCCCGAAATTGTGAGAAGAGCTCTTGAGCACAGGCAGATGACCTCAGAGCTGTTGGATGAGATCGTTGATATGGAATCAAAGAGGAGAGAGGCGCTGCAGGTCGTTGAGCAGAAAAAGGCCGAGAGAAATAGCATATCTTCGGAAATTGCTCGTGCCAAAGCAAGCAAAGACGAGAAACTTGCTCTTTCCCTTATGGAAAGAGCAAAAGAGATCTCATCTGAAGTTAAGGAGCTTGATAACCGAACTTCTCAGATAGAAGAAGAACTGAAAATCAAACTTCTCTATCTTCCCAATATTCCTTCATCGACCACACCTATTGGCAAGAGTGAGGAAGATAACGTAGTTCTTAGGACATGGGGGGAACCGAGAAAGGTCGATTTTGAGATCCGACCGCACTGGGATTACGGCCCGGAAACAGGTCTTATAGACTTTGAAAGAGCCGCGAAAATATCTGGAGCGAGATTCACGATTCTTAGAAGAGACTTCGCAAGACTTGAGAGGGCCATAACTAACTTTATGCTGGACCTTCACCATTCCAAGGGATACGAGGAAGTAGCTCTTCCTTTCATGGTTAAGAGAGATACGATGCAGGCTACCGGTCAACTCCCAAAATTTGAAGAAGAAGCTTACAGAATAGATCCCGACGATATGTTTATGATACCTACGGCAGAAGTACCTCTTGTTTCTCAGCACATGGACGAGATCATCGAAGGTGATCTGCCTAAGAAATACACGGCTTACAGTGCATGCTTCAGGAGAGAGGCCGGATCGTACGGAAAGGATGTTCGTGGAATGATAAGAGTACACCAATTTGACAAGGTGGAGCTTGTCTGGTTTACCCATCCCGACGAGTCGTACGATGCGCTTGATAATCTTACGGCCGACGCTGAAGATGTTCTTAGGAAGTTGGAACTCCCTTACCGGGTAGTTTCTCTTTGTACTGGGGATATCGGGTTTGCATCGGCCAAGACTTATGATCTTGAAGTTTGGTTGCCTTCTTACAACACTTATAGAGAGATTTCTTCCTGTTCAAACGTTGAGGACTTCCAGCCAAGACGAGCCAACATAAGGTTCAGAGACAGTGACAACAAGCTGAAGTTTGTACACTGTTTGAATGGCTCGGGACTGGCCGTTGGAAGGACCCTGGTAGCAATAGTTGAGAACTATCAGAGAAGTGACGGAAAGATTGATGTGCCCAAAGCCCTCGTACCATACTTGAGTCAAGAGGTCATTGGTTAGTTGCCCAATGCTTTCTTTGTTCTGCCCGAAGACAACAGAGTCACTCTAGACAGCAGTGAAACCAAGCATCTGAGAGTGACTAGAGCAAGACCCGGTGATAAGCTAACGGGCATTGATGGCAAAGGAACCACTTACAGATTTGTTCTCGAAGAACTTGGGAAATCATCTGCTTCGGGAATTGTTATCGAGCGCGAGTACATCGAGAAAGACGGTAAGAGTGTTACTGTAGCCGTGGCAGCGACGAAGTGGCCACGGCTACATATTCTGATAGAGAAGGCTACCGAATTGGGAGTAGACAGAATCGAGTTGTTCAGCAGTCTTAGATCGGTTTCCAGAGTTGATCAAAGTAAGTTGGCTAAGTTCAATGCAGTCGCAAAGGAAGCTGCCAAGCAGAGTGTCAATCCTTACATTCCCGAGATTAGAATATCCGAGACTCTTCCTCTTGAAGGATCATTCAACCTGCTTCTGGAATTCGGCGGCAGGCCTTTAGCAGAAGTAGAAGAAGAACTTGCCGTTGAAAGAAAACTGCGATTGATCGTAGGACCCGAAGGAGGTTTCGCACCGGAGGAGATTAGGGACATCTCAACCCGATGCACTTCCGTTTCTTTGGGAAGAAGAACTCTGAGAGTCGAGACAAGCGTGATTGTTGTACTCGGAATTATCAATTACCGTCTCGGCAGAATATAGGAGGTACAAGTAGTGATTTTCTCACTGACTTTGAACGCAGCTCTCGATAGATTCTTATATACAGACTCTATAATCGAGGACGATACTGTAAGGGTAGATAGAGTCAAGGACTACCCTGCAGGTAAAGGTGTCGACGTATCACGTGTAATAAATGAACTGGGAGGCCATTCGGTCTCAATAGCTTTTCTTGGAGGTCATACCGGAAAGATCATAGAAGAGATGCTAGATGATGAGGGAGTCGTTTATGCAACGGTAAGAAGTGAAGAAGAAACAAGGATTAACATTCTAGTACAGACTGGAAGTGGTCAATACAGGATGAGTCTTCCGGGCCCGGTAATTTCGGAAAGGGAAACAGAAAAACTCTGTAAGACGATTGATACCTTGTTGAGAAAAGGAGACTATCTTCTTATCTGCGGAAGTGTTCCTGAAGGAGTAAGCAGCGACATATACGCTCGACTCTGTTCAAGGATGAGAGACATCGGAGTCAACGTCTACATAGATTCCGACAAAGAGCCGTTAATCGAAGGCGTAAAAGCTGGCCCCAGAGGAATCAAGCCAAATTTGCATGAACTACAGAGGTTGTTGAATCGGGAACTTCATGGAGAGACAAATATAAAAAGAGCTCTACTTGAGGTCTCAGACAAATATTCGATCGAGGAGGTCCTTCTCACTATGGGAAGAGAGGGAGCCCTTGCACTTATCGGTGGAAGCTTCTATCGAATAATGGTGCCCGAAGTTTCCGTCAAGAGCGCAGTGGGGGCAGGAGACTCTTTTCTTGCAGCTTACTGCTTGTCGAGAGAATTGGGCGAGAGAAGTGAAGTTGCTTTGAAAATGGCAGGAGCAGCTAGTTCTGCTGCCGTCATGACCCCAGGTACCGAACTCTGCAGGTTCGATGATGTAATGAATCTGCTGCCACAAATCACTGTTGAAGCTGTAATCGCTCCTGGATGATTCACTTGATAGCGTATCGCATCCGCCAACTTCTCTGCAGGCGTTCCGCACTTTGTATCTGATAGAGGTTAACGGATGACAATTAGGGCAGATTTTGCAGCTTTCCTTAGGAAGAAAGGAAAGAAGCAGAGTGTTATTGATGGT contains the following coding sequences:
- the trpS gene encoding tryptophan--tRNA ligase, which translates into the protein MRILSGMRSTGRLHLGHFVTLEKWKELQDQGNQCFYFVANWHGLTSHIDETSSFHDWSLDIIRTYVSVGLDPEKSVLFIQSAIKEHAELFLYFSMLVSVSRLERVPTYKDQKEQIANRDLSSGGFLLYPVLQAADILMYLATGVPVGEDQIYHVELTREIARKFNNQFAEVFPEPEPILAKVPKLPGTDGRKMSKSYENYILIDTDEKELWKMIAPMMTDPARKRRNDPGDPEKCPVWDYHKAFTSSDKEKEWVVQGCKTAGIGCLECKRVLQRNLVAKLSPVWEKLSYLKENTSELSRIIEDGNRKAREVAKETMKRVLEATKLGW
- a CDS encoding DUF4897 domain-containing protein, with the translated sequence MKFNTLLIILVVVMVGMTAINMFMAFNNRLDIDTLSSNSNYSYDYEGRATLDIETEIIFNKPSQMTQFLEQYDKPREEQLTDFQESMNQFAESFSRQMFVEDFQSTATVLGSNRVKVIEHAVIAGFAAVEDGVVNTDMGEMEFDLTGEAYLLTVSLPRDATIIGVDPTPTVSADGNVFIWTDTGKTNFPKIQFARGE
- a CDS encoding SIR2 family NAD-dependent protein deacylase translates to MSSVSQEADLFISLIRESANTSVLTGAGVSVASGIPDFRSPGGLYSKVSPDIFELGSFMKDPARYYKVAKERIHTMADAKPNATHLLLVKLQKMGLIKTIVTQNIDGLQQKAGAEGVVELHGTASFFDCMKCGKEFDRTDLELVLQRADIPKCSCGGLIKPRIVFFGEMLPEDAIRKAEDAAQNCNLFLAMGSSLMVYPAAQFPVIARSSGAKVAIVNREETGLDYLADHVFRVELERFSCEVLNLLDEES
- the prmC gene encoding peptide chain release factor N(5)-glutamine methyltransferase — translated: MRSEQLVEISRKKLAEAGIENSRFVVLLLAKEILSLSEADLILKKTEEIESPLANRYLAAVERVASGEPIDYVLGFRDFLGIRLKLSPSVLIPRNETEEMVEIVIAGEDSSRVFADIGTGSGAIACALASHIPSAIVYATDISKEALALAQENARKNGIHNIKFIEANNIEGLGFLLERVEVLVSNPPYIRTADIDSLDLAVRNHEPQIALDGGEDGLDFYREFFRHLPSGKRVYLEISQYGTEGLLKLARKLKGYCYEFRKDFSGNYRFMILHPED
- a CDS encoding metal-sulfur cluster assembly factor — protein: MSLTKEVVMKALGEVYDLEIGFDIVSLGLIYGVEVQENNDVRVKMTMTTPMCPLAGLMLEDARRKVSEIEGIGEVKMELTFDPPWTPEMASDDVRKMLGM
- a CDS encoding SurA N-terminal domain-containing protein codes for the protein MKKLLIAALMIMLFAVTAFAQTETLSGSGIAARVNGEVITMDAFLSKVLPNYTEISKRIEEVDPLFSEMLLNTEAGQKLLEEYERNSLEALIEETLLIQYAREAGIEADTEVLRGVVNKSIMDTLTELDIEKSDADLFYILKGYIDGLSSYEAKVVRDLAYKEVLNALYEAVTESATVTEEEVEQYYLANSSRYAIEEERANLKVLLFDSFSEAYSVWKAASRDANPASVLDTFPEVQSGSFTRQGIENLNPELVKSLFKPTNGELLSSVVTLDNKYAVIYLESYSPAGALGIDDVREEIRQILIAEKEDLLWRIWKEQEFKTFKEGAVIERYYETDGGE
- the mazG gene encoding nucleoside triphosphate pyrophosphohydrolase encodes the protein MKRTFEESEWVRLIETMEKLRSPGGCEWDIAQTHETLRPYLIEEAYEVLDAIDRGNDEELAEELGDILLQVIFHSQIAAERKAFSITDVVRSLTDKLVRRHPQVFSDSKGYSYRQWEEIKAKEKGAGSTGSSSIGKINKALPALSLARRVQENASVVGFDWNEISGPRNKIDEEIEELDCAIKGGDKKKIEEELGDLLFTIANLSRFLDVDPESALKRSTEKFVNRFRDMESHIEEYGLEIESMTIDELNHLWEKAKEGTN
- a CDS encoding ribonuclease HII, whose product is MKLSEEEFNKLVRFDAAYRVDHKIVAGVDEAGRGPLAGPVVAAAVIVLNPVEGVYDSKALSRKIRESLFERIIENSIVGIGLSSPEEIDLINVLAATRLAMNRALSVLSERPDYVIVDGKWLKLDVKGECVVRGDRKSASIASASIIAKVFRDRIMDSLDSLYPEYGYRRHKGYCTEMHLNALREFGPTTWHRLTYRPIRELIPKELVSRWSEENEVSNARLFRAGLTTTEVKN
- a CDS encoding MarR family winged helix-turn-helix transcriptional regulator, giving the protein MSGNEIKKEDAAILEKNLRAISTRIRREGRKVLRDFPITPAQFDVLQILFFNGEKRMSDISRWLGITKSTTTGLVKRLIDADLVERRRSDKDRRSFIIDISDSGRTLIEKVIDRRVEYLKSVMTEIKSDQVKALEVIVQNLLEIMDSKKAKV
- a CDS encoding OstA family protein, which produces MKRKSIIIGLILVSLAATIFASTVRIKGDTVLGSLQKEVFTFIGNVFINKDGEIYVETPLATATKGTTDWESFVTEGKTFVRFQTGEATASSLDYNLENSTGTLLEDVEAIIYSKEDDGKDIYVYKTEILNFDQKTEYYEGFAKETGEATPDLIFIDYKGDLNVDTLYFEYFGDTGLLNLRGNVFVDDFKNSRKIWAAELVYDTNDDSFEGKDVEIELVF
- the serS gene encoding serine--tRNA ligase, which translates into the protein MIDVRLIRENPEIVRRALEHRQMTSELLDEIVDMESKRREALQVVEQKKAERNSISSEIARAKASKDEKLALSLMERAKEISSEVKELDNRTSQIEEELKIKLLYLPNIPSSTTPIGKSEEDNVVLRTWGEPRKVDFEIRPHWDYGPETGLIDFERAAKISGARFTILRRDFARLERAITNFMLDLHHSKGYEEVALPFMVKRDTMQATGQLPKFEEEAYRIDPDDMFMIPTAEVPLVSQHMDEIIEGDLPKKYTAYSACFRREAGSYGKDVRGMIRVHQFDKVELVWFTHPDESYDALDNLTADAEDVLRKLELPYRVVSLCTGDIGFASAKTYDLEVWLPSYNTYREISSCSNVEDFQPRRANIRFRDSDNKLKFVHCLNGSGLAVGRTLVAIVENYQRSDGKIDVPKALVPYLSQEVIG
- a CDS encoding RsmE family RNA methyltransferase, producing the protein MPNAFFVLPEDNRVTLDSSETKHLRVTRARPGDKLTGIDGKGTTYRFVLEELGKSSASGIVIEREYIEKDGKSVTVAVAATKWPRLHILIEKATELGVDRIELFSSLRSVSRVDQSKLAKFNAVAKEAAKQSVNPYIPEIRISETLPLEGSFNLLLEFGGRPLAEVEEELAVERKLRLIVGPEGGFAPEEIRDISTRCTSVSLGRRTLRVETSVIVVLGIINYRLGRI
- a CDS encoding 1-phosphofructokinase family hexose kinase — translated: MIFSLTLNAALDRFLYTDSIIEDDTVRVDRVKDYPAGKGVDVSRVINELGGHSVSIAFLGGHTGKIIEEMLDDEGVVYATVRSEEETRINILVQTGSGQYRMSLPGPVISERETEKLCKTIDTLLRKGDYLLICGSVPEGVSSDIYARLCSRMRDIGVNVYIDSDKEPLIEGVKAGPRGIKPNLHELQRLLNRELHGETNIKRALLEVSDKYSIEEVLLTMGREGALALIGGSFYRIMVPEVSVKSAVGAGDSFLAAYCLSRELGERSEVALKMAGAASSAAVMTPGTELCRFDDVMNLLPQITVEAVIAPG